In Streptomyces seoulensis, the following are encoded in one genomic region:
- a CDS encoding rhodanese-like domain-containing protein encodes MPTVEVTDLKDGDFLLDVREDDEWQAGHAEGALHIPISEFVARYGELTEAAPQDGRVNVICRSGGRSAQVTMYLVQQGIDAVNIDGGMKHWEAAGRPVVTDAGQAGVVI; translated from the coding sequence GTGCCCACGGTCGAGGTCACGGACCTCAAGGACGGCGATTTCCTGCTGGACGTCCGCGAGGACGACGAGTGGCAGGCCGGTCATGCCGAAGGGGCGCTGCACATCCCGATCAGCGAGTTCGTCGCCCGCTACGGCGAGCTGACCGAGGCCGCCCCCCAGGACGGCCGCGTCAACGTCATCTGCCGCTCCGGCGGCCGCTCCGCCCAGGTCACCATGTACCTCGTCCAGCAGGGCATCGACGCGGTCAACATCGACGGCGGCATGAAGCACTGGGAGGCCGCGGGCCGCCCGGTCGTGACGGACGCGGGGCAGGCCGGGGTCGTGATCTAG
- the paaE gene encoding 1,2-phenylacetyl-CoA epoxidase subunit PaaE yields the protein MARFHRLRVAEIERLTDDSVAVTLAVPPELREEYRHKPGQHLTLRRRVDGGDIRRTYSICSPAPDPAGPGPGTLRVGVRLVDGGVFSTYAFKEIAAGDELEVMTPAGRFTLDPAPGLFAAVVGGSGITPVLSIAATLLAREPGARFCLIRADRTAASTMFLEDVADLKDRYPERFQLVTVLSREEQQAGLPSGRLDRDRLTGLLPALLPVDQVRGWFLCGPYGLVEDAERALRGLGVDRSGIHQEIFHVDGGTAPAITAPAAAHSTVTARLDGRGGSWPAQQGESLLDTVLRNRPDAPYACKGGVCGTCRAFLVTGEVRMDRNFALEPEETEAGYVLACQSHPMTEKVEVDFDR from the coding sequence ATGGCACGCTTCCACCGGCTCCGGGTGGCCGAGATCGAGCGGCTGACCGACGACTCGGTCGCCGTCACCCTCGCCGTACCGCCCGAGCTGCGCGAGGAGTACCGGCACAAGCCGGGCCAGCACCTCACCCTGCGCCGCCGCGTGGACGGCGGGGACATCCGCCGCACCTACTCCATCTGCTCCCCGGCCCCCGACCCGGCCGGGCCAGGACCGGGCACGCTGCGGGTGGGCGTGCGGCTGGTCGACGGGGGCGTGTTCTCGACGTACGCGTTCAAGGAGATCGCCGCCGGGGACGAGCTGGAGGTGATGACCCCGGCCGGGCGCTTCACCCTGGACCCGGCGCCGGGTCTCTTCGCGGCCGTCGTCGGCGGCAGCGGCATCACCCCGGTGCTGTCGATCGCCGCCACGCTGCTGGCCCGCGAGCCGGGCGCGCGGTTCTGTCTGATCCGGGCCGACCGTACGGCCGCCTCGACCATGTTCCTGGAGGACGTGGCGGACCTGAAGGACCGTTACCCGGAGCGGTTCCAGCTGGTGACGGTGCTCTCCCGCGAGGAGCAGCAGGCGGGCCTGCCCTCCGGCCGCCTCGACCGGGACCGGCTCACCGGCCTGCTGCCCGCGCTGCTCCCCGTGGACCAGGTCAGGGGCTGGTTCCTGTGCGGCCCGTACGGCCTGGTGGAGGACGCGGAACGGGCCCTGCGCGGCCTCGGCGTGGACCGCTCCGGAATCCACCAGGAGATCTTCCACGTGGACGGCGGCACCGCCCCGGCCATCACCGCTCCGGCAGCCGCCCACAGCACGGTCACCGCCCGCCTCGACGGCCGCGGCGGCAGCTGGCCGGCCCAGCAGGGCGAGTCCCTCCTGGACACCGTCCTGCGCAACCGCCCCGACGCCCCCTATGCCTGCAAGGGCGGCGTCTGCGGCACCTGCCGCGCCTTCCTGGTCACCGGCGAAGTCCGCATGGACCGCAACTTCGCCCTCGAACCCGAGGAAACCGAAGCCGGCTACGTCCTCGCCTGCCAGTCCCACCCCATGACAGAGAAGGTGGAGGTGGACTTCGACCGCTGA
- the paaD gene encoding 1,2-phenylacetyl-CoA epoxidase subunit PaaD, with the protein MVTATALETELLELAGSVPDPELPVLTLHELGVVRAVHLTGTGAVEVDLTPTYTGCPAVEVMSADIEQILRAHGMREVTVRTVLTPAWSTDDITPEGRRKLQESGIAPPRTQHPSGPVTLTLGPTRTGDAGDAERGAAPEAIRCPHCDSADTELLSRFSSTACKALRRCLTCREPFDHFKEL; encoded by the coding sequence ATGGTGACCGCCACCGCGCTGGAGACCGAGCTGCTGGAGCTGGCCGGCTCGGTGCCCGACCCCGAACTCCCCGTGCTCACCCTGCACGAGCTGGGCGTCGTGCGCGCCGTGCACCTCACCGGCACCGGCGCGGTCGAGGTCGACCTCACCCCGACCTACACCGGCTGCCCGGCGGTGGAGGTGATGAGCGCGGACATAGAACAGATCCTGCGCGCCCACGGCATGCGGGAGGTGACCGTCCGCACGGTCCTCACCCCCGCCTGGTCCACGGACGACATCACCCCCGAGGGCCGCCGCAAGCTCCAGGAGTCCGGCATAGCCCCGCCGCGCACCCAGCACCCCTCGGGACCGGTCACCCTGACCCTCGGCCCGACCCGCACCGGCGACGCCGGCGACGCGGAGAGGGGTGCGGCACCGGAGGCCATCCGCTGCCCCCACTGCGACTCCGCCGACACCGAGCTGCTGAGCCGCTTCTCCTCCACGGCCTGCAAGGCGCTGCGCCGGTGTCTCACCTGCCGTGAACCCTTCGACCACTTCAAGGAGTTGTGA
- the paaC gene encoding 1,2-phenylacetyl-CoA epoxidase subunit PaaC, with protein sequence MTATVPATAALALGDDALVLSHRLGEWAGHAPVLEEEVALANIALDLLGQARVLLSMTGDEDELAYLREERAFRNLQLVEQPNGDFAHTIARQLYFSTYQHLLYAELALREGPFQPLAGKAVKEVAYHRDHAEQWTVRLGDGTELSHDRMSRACEALWRFTGEMFQPVPGVDVDWAALEASWLASVTEVLGRATLSVPEGPRTGAWAAGAGRQGLHTEPFGRMLAEMQHLHRSHPGATW encoded by the coding sequence GTGACCGCCACCGTCCCCGCCACCGCCGCGCTGGCCCTCGGCGACGACGCCCTGGTGCTCTCCCACCGCCTCGGGGAGTGGGCCGGCCACGCCCCCGTCCTGGAGGAGGAGGTCGCCCTCGCCAACATCGCGCTCGACCTGCTCGGCCAGGCCCGCGTGCTGCTCTCCATGACCGGCGACGAGGACGAGCTGGCCTACCTCCGCGAGGAACGCGCCTTCCGCAACCTCCAGTTGGTCGAGCAGCCGAACGGCGACTTCGCCCACACCATCGCCCGGCAGCTCTACTTCTCCACCTACCAGCACCTGCTGTACGCCGAACTGGCCTTGCGGGAAGGCCCGTTCCAGCCGCTGGCCGGCAAGGCGGTCAAGGAGGTCGCCTACCACCGCGACCACGCCGAGCAGTGGACCGTGCGCCTCGGCGACGGCACCGAACTCAGCCACGACCGGATGAGCCGGGCCTGCGAGGCGCTGTGGCGCTTCACCGGCGAGATGTTCCAGCCGGTCCCCGGCGTGGACGTCGACTGGGCCGCCCTGGAGGCCAGTTGGCTCGCCTCCGTCACCGAGGTGCTCGGGCGCGCCACCTTGAGCGTGCCCGAGGGTCCCCGCACGGGCGCGTGGGCGGCGGGCGCGGGCCGGCAGGGTCTGCACACCGAGCCGTTCGGACGGATGCTCGCCGAGATGCAGCACCTGCACCGCAGTCACCCGGGGGCGACATGGTGA
- the paaB gene encoding 1,2-phenylacetyl-CoA epoxidase subunit PaaB, with product MTHTDWPLWEVFVRSRRGLSHTHAGSLHAPDAELALRNARDLYTRRGEGVSIWVVPATAVTASSPDEKDPFFEPSADKPYRHPTFYEIPEGVKHL from the coding sequence ATGACCCACACCGACTGGCCCCTGTGGGAGGTCTTCGTCCGCTCCCGCCGCGGCCTCTCCCACACCCACGCCGGCAGCCTGCACGCGCCCGACGCGGAGCTGGCCCTGCGCAACGCCCGTGACCTCTACACCCGGCGCGGCGAGGGCGTCTCCATCTGGGTCGTCCCGGCCACCGCCGTCACCGCCTCCTCGCCCGACGAGAAGGACCCCTTCTTCGAGCCCTCCGCCGACAAGCCCTACCGGCACCCGACCTTCTACGAGATCCCGGAAGGGGTGAAGCACCTGTGA